The Salinispora tropica CNB-440 genome has a window encoding:
- a CDS encoding DMT family transporter, with product MRVENSAITEIRIPPLSSGTLFASLGVLSFSFSLPATLWVLDGFGPWSATGVRGVLAAAVALTALIVARVPLPTRGDWHALTVVAVGCVIGFPLLTTLALQTSTTAHSAVVVGAMPLATAAISALRTGRRPSLMFWTAASIGAATVMAFTISQNHGQPTIADLYLLGGLVVCAAGYVEGGRLSVRMPGWQVIAWGVVLAGPVSLAVCVVALPHEPVRLTVEALVGMAYIAGVSQFGGFVLWYGGMGLIGVTRASQLQLAQPMLTLLWASLILGEPLNVAMPLTAAVALGCIVVTQRARMA from the coding sequence ATGAGGGTAGAGAATAGCGCTATCACCGAAATTCGGATACCGCCACTGTCGAGCGGTACGTTGTTCGCCTCCCTCGGCGTGCTGAGTTTCTCCTTCAGTCTTCCGGCGACACTCTGGGTGCTTGACGGATTCGGGCCATGGAGCGCCACCGGGGTTCGCGGAGTGCTGGCCGCCGCTGTCGCACTCACCGCGCTGATCGTGGCGCGCGTGCCGTTGCCGACCCGTGGTGACTGGCATGCCCTCACCGTGGTGGCGGTCGGCTGCGTGATCGGCTTCCCCCTGCTGACCACCCTTGCGCTGCAGACATCGACCACCGCGCACTCAGCCGTTGTCGTCGGGGCGATGCCGCTGGCCACCGCGGCGATCTCTGCTCTGCGTACCGGCCGCCGTCCGTCTCTGATGTTCTGGACGGCAGCATCCATCGGCGCGGCCACCGTCATGGCGTTCACCATCTCGCAAAACCATGGCCAACCGACGATTGCCGATCTCTACCTACTCGGTGGGCTGGTGGTCTGCGCTGCTGGCTATGTCGAAGGCGGCAGGCTCTCGGTCCGGATGCCCGGCTGGCAGGTCATCGCATGGGGCGTCGTGCTCGCCGGGCCGGTCAGCCTCGCCGTCTGCGTGGTCGCACTCCCGCACGAGCCGGTTCGCCTGACTGTCGAGGCGCTCGTCGGGATGGCATACATCGCGGGCGTTTCGCAGTTCGGCGGCTTCGTGCTCTGGTACGGCGGTATGGGCCTCATCGGGGTCACCCGGGCGAGTCAGCTGCAACTCGCCCAGCCCATGCTGACACTGCTATGGGCATCCCTGATCTTGGGAGAGCCGCTCAACGTCGCCATGCCGCTGACCGCGGCCGTCGCTCTCGGTTGTATCGTCGTCACGCAGCGGGCGAGGATGGCGTGA
- a CDS encoding RtcB family protein, with product MTYAVLPHTRAPVRVWTDPHTIEPQAARQLRNIGTLPWVQGVAVMPDVHFGKGATVGSVIAMRQAVSPAAVGVDIGCGMSAVRTSLTAADLPDDLAGLRRAIEDAIPVGFAQRDKAVNPRRVRGLEQAGWDAFWQRFTGLHEGVTRLERRAMNQMGTLGGGNHFIEVCLEQGGVDAGRVWLMLHSGSRNIGKELAERHMAVARRLPHNAALPDRDLAVFLAGTAEMDAYRRDLWWAQEYARRNRAVMLALLCTVVRDRFPQVRYDEPISCHHNYVAEETYDGVEVLVTRKGAIRAGAGELGIIPGSMGTGSYIVRGRGNESAYCSASHGAGRRMSRGQAKRSFTTDDLAAQTTGVECRKDAGVVDEIPGAYKDINAVMAQQTDLVEVVAHLKQVVCVKG from the coding sequence ATGACGTACGCCGTGCTGCCCCACACCCGGGCTCCGGTTCGGGTGTGGACCGACCCACACACCATTGAACCGCAGGCCGCTCGTCAGCTTCGCAACATCGGTACGCTGCCCTGGGTGCAGGGCGTCGCCGTGATGCCCGACGTGCATTTTGGTAAGGGCGCCACCGTCGGCTCGGTCATCGCGATGCGGCAGGCTGTCTCGCCGGCCGCGGTCGGGGTTGACATCGGCTGTGGCATGTCGGCGGTGCGCACCTCGCTGACCGCGGCCGACCTGCCCGACGATCTCGCGGGGCTGCGGCGTGCCATCGAGGACGCGATCCCGGTCGGCTTCGCCCAGCGCGACAAGGCGGTGAACCCGCGTCGGGTTCGGGGCTTGGAGCAGGCGGGTTGGGACGCCTTCTGGCAGCGCTTCACCGGTCTGCACGAGGGAGTGACCCGGCTGGAGCGCCGAGCGATGAACCAGATGGGGACCCTCGGCGGGGGGAACCACTTCATCGAGGTCTGCCTCGAGCAGGGTGGTGTCGATGCGGGTCGGGTGTGGTTGATGCTGCACTCCGGGTCCCGGAACATCGGCAAGGAGTTGGCGGAGCGGCACATGGCCGTCGCCCGGAGGCTGCCGCACAACGCCGCGCTGCCCGATCGTGACCTGGCGGTCTTCCTCGCGGGGACGGCGGAGATGGACGCCTACCGCCGGGACCTGTGGTGGGCGCAGGAGTACGCGCGGCGTAACCGCGCGGTCATGCTCGCACTGCTCTGCACCGTGGTCCGGGACCGGTTCCCGCAGGTGCGCTACGACGAGCCGATCAGCTGCCACCACAACTACGTCGCTGAGGAGACCTACGACGGCGTGGAGGTGTTGGTAACCCGCAAGGGCGCTATCCGGGCCGGCGCGGGGGAGCTGGGCATCATCCCCGGATCGATGGGGACCGGGTCCTACATCGTGCGGGGCAGGGGAAATGAGTCCGCGTACTGCTCCGCGTCGCACGGTGCGGGCCGGCGGATGTCCCGTGGGCAGGCCAAGCGGAGTTTCACCACCGATGACCTGGCCGCGCAGACCACCGGGGTGGAGTGCCGCAAGGACGCCGGGGTCGTGGACGAGATTCCTGGTGCGTACAAGGACATCAACGCCGTGATGGCGCAGCAGACCGACCTGGTTGAGGTGGTAGCGCACCTCAAGCAGGTGGTGTGCGTGAAGGGGTAG
- a CDS encoding DUF397 domain-containing protein translates to MTNLTGARWRKSTRSGNGNNCVEVADNLPGVVGVRDSKDPTGPALVFGPEAWQAFVTHARR, encoded by the coding sequence GTGACTAACCTGACCGGCGCCCGGTGGCGCAAGAGCACGCGGAGCGGCAACGGCAACAACTGTGTGGAGGTCGCCGATAACCTTCCCGGCGTCGTCGGCGTCCGTGACAGCAAGGACCCAACCGGGCCGGCGCTGGTGTTCGGTCCGGAGGCGTGGCAGGCGTTCGTTACGCACGCCCGGCGCTGA
- a CDS encoding polysaccharide deacetylase family protein, producing MAGGVGVGGPELRRWLAGTAAVVAGGAVVHALPVVTASGALRRRCWPRLAGVGAASRIALTFDDGPSRTSTTRFLRALERADVRATFFLLGTLLDRDPGLGREMAAAGHELAVHGWEHRNLLCRSPAATYADIARARDTVAAVTGASPLWYRPPYGVLTVSALLACRRLGLTPRLWTTWGRDWDATRSPAVIWETIVQDLDGGGTLLLHDSDHAASPGAWRGALAILPRLVSWAQERELTIGTLGAHEETEAAREPGAWRTPVRARPGHDDVPGG from the coding sequence GTGGCAGGTGGCGTCGGGGTCGGGGGGCCCGAACTTCGGCGTTGGTTGGCGGGGACGGCCGCGGTCGTCGCGGGCGGGGCGGTGGTGCACGCGCTGCCGGTGGTCACCGCCAGCGGAGCGCTGCGGCGTCGGTGCTGGCCCCGGCTGGCGGGGGTGGGTGCGGCCAGTCGGATCGCGTTGACCTTCGACGACGGGCCGAGCCGTACCTCCACCACCCGGTTTCTGCGGGCGTTGGAGCGCGCCGACGTACGGGCAACGTTCTTTCTGCTCGGCACCCTGCTCGACCGCGATCCCGGACTCGGCCGGGAGATGGCGGCGGCCGGGCATGAGCTCGCGGTGCACGGATGGGAGCACCGGAATCTGCTGTGCCGATCGCCTGCCGCGACCTACGCCGATATCGCCCGCGCTCGGGACACCGTCGCGGCGGTCACCGGAGCCTCGCCGCTGTGGTATCGGCCGCCGTACGGGGTGCTGACGGTGTCGGCGCTGCTGGCGTGCCGGCGGCTGGGCCTGACCCCCCGCCTCTGGACCACCTGGGGACGCGACTGGGACGCGACCCGGTCTCCGGCGGTGATCTGGGAGACCATCGTGCAGGATCTCGACGGTGGCGGCACGCTGTTGCTGCATGATTCGGATCATGCGGCCAGCCCGGGTGCCTGGCGAGGTGCCTTGGCCATCCTGCCTCGCCTCGTGAGCTGGGCCCAGGAGCGGGAGCTGACCATCGGGACGCTCGGCGCACACGAGGAGACCGAGGCGGCCCGGGAGCCCGGGGCGTGGCGCACACCGGTCCGGGCACGACCGGGGCATGACGACGTACCGGGTGGGTAA
- a CDS encoding class I SAM-dependent methyltransferase produces the protein MRAFQELVDEAAAADVSGWSFDWLDGRATEQRPPWRYSRLLAARLPHSPSALDIDTGGGEVIAEMPQLASRMVVTEGWPPNVERARVLLQPRGVAVVAVEPGRSLPFADASFSLVTSRHPVRPDWSEIARVLRDGGSYLAQHVGPASAFELIEYFRGPLPHERFARDPHRGVAAARRAGLEIVELRTARCRMEFFDIGAVVYTLRKCAWWVPDFAVEWHRARLERLDAHIRTHGAFVAHSTRILIEASRAPRREAQQ, from the coding sequence GTGCGTGCCTTCCAGGAACTGGTTGACGAGGCAGCAGCGGCGGACGTGTCCGGTTGGAGCTTCGACTGGCTCGATGGCCGGGCCACCGAGCAGCGCCCGCCTTGGCGGTACTCACGCCTGCTCGCGGCGCGGCTGCCCCACTCCCCCTCGGCATTGGATATCGACACCGGCGGCGGTGAGGTCATCGCCGAGATGCCACAACTGGCCTCCCGGATGGTGGTCACCGAGGGCTGGCCACCGAACGTGGAACGCGCCCGGGTACTGCTCCAGCCCCGCGGCGTTGCGGTCGTCGCAGTCGAACCGGGACGATCGTTGCCCTTTGCCGACGCCAGCTTTTCACTGGTGACCAGCCGCCACCCCGTCCGCCCCGACTGGTCCGAGATCGCCCGGGTGCTCCGGGATGGCGGTAGCTACCTCGCCCAGCATGTCGGACCCGCCTCCGCGTTCGAGCTCATCGAGTACTTCCGTGGCCCCCTGCCCCACGAGCGCTTCGCTCGTGACCCACACCGGGGGGTCGCCGCCGCGCGGCGCGCCGGGTTGGAGATCGTGGAGCTGCGCACCGCCCGCTGCCGGATGGAGTTCTTCGACATCGGCGCGGTCGTCTACACCCTGCGCAAGTGCGCCTGGTGGGTGCCCGACTTCGCCGTGGAGTGGCACCGCGCCCGACTCGAACGGCTCGACGCCCACATCCGTACCCACGGTGCATTTGTCGCGCACTCCACCAGGATCCTGATCGAGGCCAGCCGCGCACCCCGCCGAGAGGCACAACAGTGA
- a CDS encoding phosphotransferase family protein gives MIGAKIGAGREADVHAWRDDAIIKLYRPGLLGHRAEAKALATLAGHGIAPRLDDTVQWDGRVGLVLERLDGADLLTLLQRQPWRMLGMARTLAATHLAVHQVSAPADLPELRSVLAARITTATMPTRLRSFALRLLDALPEGERLCHGDYHPGNLMLTDGRATVIDWPNATRGVPAADHARTMLLLRYSAPLPETSRVTRRLITSSRSVFTRRYSRAYRAGSVQPLSQSGPWLAVQAAARLSEGVAVERATLFDLLERLVHQIKR, from the coding sequence GTGATCGGAGCCAAGATCGGCGCTGGGCGGGAGGCGGACGTACACGCGTGGCGCGACGACGCGATCATCAAGCTGTACCGGCCCGGGCTGCTCGGACACCGCGCTGAGGCGAAAGCACTGGCCACGCTGGCCGGGCACGGCATCGCTCCGAGACTGGACGACACGGTGCAGTGGGATGGACGCGTCGGCCTGGTGCTGGAACGCCTGGACGGGGCGGACCTGCTCACCCTGTTGCAGCGACAGCCGTGGCGGATGCTCGGCATGGCCCGCACGCTGGCCGCCACCCACCTCGCCGTACACCAGGTGTCGGCCCCCGCCGACCTGCCCGAACTCCGCTCGGTCCTGGCCGCCCGCATCACCACCGCCACCATGCCGACGCGGCTACGAAGCTTCGCGCTGCGGCTACTCGACGCCCTCCCCGAGGGGGAGCGCCTCTGCCACGGGGACTACCACCCCGGCAACCTGATGCTTACCGATGGTCGAGCCACGGTCATCGACTGGCCCAACGCGACGCGCGGTGTCCCAGCAGCCGATCATGCCCGGACGATGCTGCTCCTGCGCTACTCCGCTCCGCTACCGGAGACCTCGCGGGTAACTCGTAGGCTGATCACGAGCAGCCGGTCGGTGTTCACCCGCCGCTACAGCCGCGCCTACCGGGCTGGCTCGGTGCAGCCACTATCGCAGTCAGGACCCTGGCTGGCGGTGCAGGCCGCGGCTCGCCTCTCGGAAGGAGTCGCGGTTGAACGAGCCACCCTGTTTGATCTCCTCGAGCGCCTCGTCCACCAGATCAAGCGGTAG
- a CDS encoding UDP-N-acetylglucosamine--LPS N-acetylglucosamine transferase has protein sequence MKPWPGGRSPRAGTSPAAAGTSPAAGRDDPDGGPGQLRILVVSADIGAGHDAAAAELAARLAGDGVVEQLNFFAALPRPLHRLVREGYRTMLQRFPWSYDALFRFTDRSSLMVRAFRAALRAAVPRMLSRISADTCLVVTTHPFANQLLGPMRGTGQLTVPVLSYVTDFVVHPIWISPGVDTYCVVHDGTQRQAAARGAADVRVVNPLISAEFAASATACQRTARARFGLPEQERLALIVAGSWGVGDVARTARDVLAAGCVTPVVACGRNVRLRQRLRTFPGHVLGWVEDMPTLMRAVDVVVENAGGLTCQQSLAGGLPTVTYRPISGHGRANAQLLAEAGLTTHVTSAAELGPALTKLTGVAGSPALPVGSATDMASVVSEVVRSGNRLDRKRPV, from the coding sequence GTGAAGCCATGGCCGGGCGGGAGAAGTCCGCGCGCCGGTACGTCCCCGGCTGCCGCCGGTACGTCCCCGGCTGCCGGTCGTGACGACCCCGACGGCGGCCCGGGTCAGCTGCGGATCCTGGTCGTCTCCGCCGACATCGGCGCGGGCCACGACGCCGCCGCGGCCGAACTCGCCGCCCGGCTCGCCGGCGACGGAGTCGTGGAGCAGCTCAACTTCTTCGCGGCCCTGCCCCGGCCGCTGCACCGGCTCGTCCGGGAGGGCTACCGCACCATGCTCCAGCGGTTTCCCTGGAGCTACGACGCGCTGTTCCGGTTCACGGACCGGTCGTCGCTGATGGTCCGGGCGTTCCGGGCCGCGCTGCGGGCGGCCGTACCGCGGATGCTGTCGCGGATATCGGCGGACACCTGCCTGGTGGTGACGACACACCCGTTCGCCAACCAGCTACTCGGCCCGATGCGCGGGACGGGGCAGCTCACCGTGCCGGTGCTCAGCTACGTCACGGATTTCGTTGTCCACCCGATCTGGATCTCGCCGGGTGTGGACACCTACTGCGTCGTTCACGACGGGACACAGCGGCAGGCGGCGGCACGTGGGGCAGCTGATGTCCGGGTGGTCAATCCGCTGATCTCCGCCGAGTTCGCGGCGTCGGCAACGGCCTGCCAGCGTACGGCTCGGGCCCGTTTCGGCCTGCCCGAGCAGGAGCGACTGGCGTTGATCGTCGCTGGCTCCTGGGGGGTGGGCGACGTGGCCCGTACCGCTCGGGATGTGCTCGCCGCCGGCTGCGTCACCCCCGTCGTGGCGTGTGGGCGCAACGTCCGGCTCCGCCAGCGCCTGCGTACCTTCCCCGGACACGTCCTGGGCTGGGTCGAGGACATGCCCACCCTGATGCGGGCGGTTGATGTGGTGGTGGAGAACGCCGGCGGGCTCACCTGCCAGCAGTCGCTGGCCGGTGGGCTCCCCACCGTCACCTATCGGCCGATTTCTGGGCATGGTCGGGCCAACGCGCAGCTGCTCGCCGAGGCGGGGCTCACCACCCATGTCACCAGCGCTGCCGAGCTGGGGCCGGCGCTGACGAAGCTGACCGGCGTGGCGGGCAGCCCAGCACTTCCCGTCGGCAGCGCTACCGACATGGCCAGCGTGGTTTCGGAGGTTGTCCGGAGCGGCAACCGGCTTGACCGGAAGCGGCCAGTTTGA
- a CDS encoding PLP-dependent aminotransferase family protein, whose amino-acid sequence MAEEIEALPEGTRIATHRELVKRFSASGTTVSAALALLTQRGLIVSRPGAGTYRTADRRVTPTGDTSWQESALDAAGPHASPVGSQRDFKAHAWMGTLLTPDPDIVDLSGGYLHPGLQPLDALATALSRAAKRAQAWDRPPAAGLPELRDWFAADIGGGLGRHDILLCAAGQSALATTMRALAQPGEPVIIESPTYQGTIAAAQAAGLRPVPVPLDTDGLRSDHLDQALTRTRARVIIVQPLFQNPTGASLSMARQHEIKAIARRHCAFVVEDDFARHMTHDDADPTPPPMISHDPDGTVVHIRSLTKVTSPNLRVGAIAARGQVLARLRSAHLIDTLIVPAPLQLTALEVVTSSGWRRTLKALGVALTHRRTVATEAVTATFGDHALALRPRGGYHLWVSLPAHLDEQQLTAAALAKGVAVTPGTNYYVTDSNPTRIRISYAAAPSASDVADAIRRLAPLIIEP is encoded by the coding sequence ATGGCGGAGGAGATAGAGGCGCTACCCGAAGGCACTCGCATCGCGACCCATCGAGAGTTGGTGAAACGGTTCTCGGCCAGCGGGACCACCGTCTCCGCGGCACTGGCCCTCCTTACCCAGCGCGGACTCATCGTGTCTCGCCCAGGCGCAGGGACGTACCGCACCGCCGACCGCCGGGTGACCCCCACCGGGGACACGTCCTGGCAAGAATCGGCCCTCGACGCTGCGGGTCCCCATGCATCGCCGGTCGGCAGCCAGCGGGACTTCAAGGCACATGCCTGGATGGGAACACTGTTGACGCCAGACCCGGACATCGTCGATCTCAGCGGCGGCTACCTCCACCCCGGGCTACAGCCGTTGGATGCCCTGGCAACGGCGTTGTCCCGTGCCGCGAAACGCGCGCAGGCATGGGACCGCCCGCCCGCCGCTGGCCTGCCCGAACTGCGCGACTGGTTCGCCGCCGACATCGGGGGTGGCCTCGGACGACACGACATACTCCTGTGCGCGGCGGGGCAGAGCGCGCTCGCCACGACGATGCGCGCACTCGCCCAGCCAGGTGAGCCGGTCATCATCGAGTCGCCGACCTACCAGGGCACCATCGCCGCCGCCCAGGCCGCCGGTCTAAGACCGGTGCCGGTTCCCCTCGACACCGATGGCCTGCGCTCGGATCATCTCGACCAAGCCCTCACCCGTACGCGAGCCCGGGTCATCATCGTCCAGCCGCTGTTCCAGAACCCCACCGGGGCGAGCCTGTCGATGGCCCGCCAACACGAGATCAAAGCCATCGCCCGCCGCCACTGCGCTTTCGTCGTCGAAGACGATTTCGCCCGACACATGACCCACGACGACGCCGATCCCACACCCCCTCCGATGATTTCCCACGACCCGGACGGCACTGTCGTCCACATCAGATCTTTGACGAAGGTGACATCACCGAACCTGCGCGTCGGCGCGATCGCAGCCCGGGGCCAGGTCCTTGCCCGCCTACGATCGGCACACCTCATCGACACCCTTATCGTTCCCGCCCCGTTGCAGCTCACCGCCCTGGAGGTGGTGACCTCCAGCGGATGGCGGCGAACTCTCAAGGCACTCGGCGTCGCCCTGACGCACCGCCGCACGGTGGCCACCGAAGCCGTCACGGCCACGTTCGGCGACCACGCTCTCGCCCTGCGCCCCCGCGGCGGCTACCACCTGTGGGTCTCGCTCCCCGCCCACCTCGACGAACAGCAACTCACGGCCGCTGCCCTCGCGAAGGGCGTCGCCGTCACACCGGGCACGAACTATTACGTCACGGACAGCAACCCGACGCGGATACGTATCAGCTACGCGGCGGCGCCATCAGCTTCCGATGTCGCGGACGCGATCCGCCGACTCGCACCACTGATCATCGAGCCGTGA
- a CDS encoding serine hydrolase domain-containing protein, translating into MKQLRDRLDELLQAGQLGGLHAVVAVRGGQTLLEYYGTGEDFAWSDSRGIVEFGPETLHDIRSVTKSVTALLYGIALGDGLVPPPEEPLVPRFPQYPDLAADPQRARLTVAHALTMSLGLEWSEDLPYNSPANAEIAMELAPDRYRYILERPILEPPGTRWTYCGGATALLGQLITDGTGLSLPQYGQAMLFTPLGIDQFEWMAGADGVASPASGLRLAPRNLARLGELVLANGAWDSQPLVPAGWIHTMLQPRLQTTWGGQYGYQWYVESTKDPQLVAGMGNGGQRLYVLPDLDLTVAVTAGNYDDPDQWRTPLAVLEQVILPAVA; encoded by the coding sequence GAAGCAGTTGCGTGACCGTCTCGACGAGTTGCTGCAAGCTGGCCAGCTCGGCGGCCTGCACGCCGTCGTGGCGGTTCGCGGTGGCCAGACCTTGCTGGAGTACTACGGGACCGGCGAGGACTTCGCCTGGAGCGACTCTCGGGGCATCGTCGAATTCGGGCCCGAGACGCTGCACGACATCCGGTCGGTCACCAAGAGCGTCACCGCGCTGTTGTACGGCATCGCACTCGGCGACGGGCTGGTCCCGCCGCCGGAGGAGCCGCTCGTGCCACGGTTCCCGCAGTACCCCGATCTGGCCGCTGATCCCCAGCGTGCCCGGCTCACCGTCGCGCACGCGCTGACGATGTCCTTGGGGCTGGAATGGAGCGAAGACCTCCCGTACAACAGCCCGGCCAACGCCGAGATCGCGATGGAGCTGGCACCAGACCGGTACCGATACATCCTGGAGCGGCCGATCCTCGAGCCGCCCGGCACCCGATGGACGTACTGCGGTGGTGCCACGGCCCTGCTCGGCCAACTGATCACCGACGGCACCGGATTGTCGCTGCCGCAGTACGGTCAGGCCATGCTGTTCACGCCGCTGGGTATCGACCAATTCGAGTGGATGGCCGGCGCAGACGGAGTGGCCTCTCCAGCCTCCGGGCTGCGACTTGCGCCCCGCAACCTAGCCCGGCTCGGCGAGCTGGTGCTGGCCAATGGAGCCTGGGACAGTCAACCGCTTGTCCCGGCCGGCTGGATCCATACGATGCTCCAGCCGCGACTACAGACCACCTGGGGCGGGCAGTACGGCTACCAGTGGTATGTCGAATCCACCAAGGACCCACAGCTGGTAGCCGGCATGGGCAATGGTGGACAGCGCCTGTACGTCCTACCTGACCTGGACCTTACCGTGGCCGTCACCGCTGGCAACTACGACGATCCCGACCAGTGGCGGACCCCGCTCGCGGTGCTGGAGCAGGTCATCCTTCCCGCAGTGGCGTGA
- a CDS encoding flavin reductase — MRPLWRCRACGADWPCQPARLALLDEYRGRRSALLAHQGKLLAEASDQLSRLSGTRPDLRERFVHWCWRAEPEHPTTSAFEPGDLDLDLVFRGIEMIIRSHWGGRTCPRCANKGCPHLDWADGWLSRLRRSSEGRPSG, encoded by the coding sequence ATGCGCCCGCTGTGGCGGTGCCGGGCCTGCGGCGCCGACTGGCCCTGCCAGCCCGCGCGGCTCGCGTTGCTGGATGAGTATCGCGGCCGGAGGTCAGCTCTGCTGGCCCACCAGGGCAAGCTCCTGGCCGAGGCGTCTGATCAGCTATCCCGGCTCAGCGGCACCAGACCGGACCTCAGGGAGAGGTTTGTGCACTGGTGCTGGCGGGCGGAACCCGAACACCCCACGACCAGCGCCTTTGAGCCGGGAGACCTGGACCTGGACCTGGTGTTTCGCGGAATCGAAATGATCATCCGTAGCCACTGGGGAGGACGGACCTGCCCCCGGTGCGCGAACAAAGGTTGTCCACATCTCGACTGGGCCGACGGCTGGCTGTCCCGCCTACGAAGGTCATCGGAAGGCCGCCCAAGCGGGTAG
- a CDS encoding DUF3626 domain-containing protein, with the protein MVEDGVYLSQFVTGTSNGGLSAYPGGDRWRWEQRMFGGAYDAVPAHCRPVYGALNFRHKPTGAAPRFGSAHLRLTASTLGRATFCYPDSHLEPTMFGVAERMSLVDLARADCRDDLDDYVEAQVHGAVRLDRDVEALVLDSCYRGTDVENLARRLPCPLEWHPGFRLSIAELRRHPDYRGPRYVELGVALAIGGYLNPRLIGDAVRTGRYRRQDLKRVWHHLARFGGPATPSRIPG; encoded by the coding sequence ATGGTGGAGGACGGGGTCTACCTGTCCCAGTTTGTCACCGGCACCAGCAACGGTGGGCTCTCCGCCTATCCCGGCGGAGACCGGTGGCGTTGGGAACAGCGCATGTTCGGAGGCGCCTACGACGCGGTTCCCGCCCACTGCCGACCGGTGTACGGCGCCCTGAACTTCCGGCACAAGCCCACCGGTGCCGCACCCCGATTCGGATCAGCTCACCTACGGCTGACGGCGTCCACGCTGGGTCGAGCGACCTTCTGCTACCCGGACAGCCACCTCGAGCCAACCATGTTTGGAGTGGCCGAACGCATGTCGCTGGTTGATCTGGCCCGCGCTGATTGCCGGGATGACTTGGACGACTACGTTGAGGCGCAGGTGCACGGTGCGGTTCGGCTCGACCGCGATGTCGAGGCACTCGTGCTGGACTCCTGCTACCGCGGCACCGACGTGGAGAACCTCGCCCGTCGCCTGCCCTGCCCGCTGGAGTGGCATCCGGGGTTCCGGCTCTCCATAGCCGAGCTCCGTCGGCACCCCGACTACCGTGGCCCGCGCTACGTGGAGCTCGGTGTCGCTCTCGCCATTGGGGGTTACCTCAACCCGCGCCTCATCGGGGATGCTGTCCGCACTGGCCGCTACCGCCGCCAGGACCTCAAGCGCGTCTGGCACCACCTCGCCCGTTTCGGTGGACCCGCTACGCCGTCCCGCATCCCTGGCTGA
- a CDS encoding helix-turn-helix domain-containing protein, whose translation MVGSALVRRSIGRRLAILRRAANLTQEQAAEHLQKGRATIARMEDGTEGVRFRDIDVKAMCELYGAEQADLDLLLALTAETRNGRKKSWWHDYTETELPQFFGLYVSLEDSAETIRQYEVELIPGLLQTRAYAEQVHQVPKGYVDQAERERRVTVRLARQSLLSRPRAPHLSVILNEAVLHRLVGGADVMAEQFKHLLDVTQRGNISVRVLPFAAGIHGGMAASTPFSLLDFPTDPVGEVLEPPLAYVDTLTGALYLNKPDESSAYQLVWEDLDDRAIDEAASKKMIATALEELSGD comes from the coding sequence ATGGTCGGCTCAGCCCTGGTACGCCGGTCCATCGGCCGCCGGCTGGCAATCCTGCGCCGGGCAGCGAACCTGACCCAGGAGCAAGCGGCCGAACACCTCCAGAAGGGGCGCGCAACCATCGCCCGGATGGAGGACGGCACCGAGGGCGTCAGGTTCCGGGACATCGATGTGAAGGCGATGTGTGAGCTGTACGGTGCCGAACAGGCCGATCTGGATCTTCTCCTGGCGTTGACGGCCGAAACGCGCAACGGCCGGAAGAAGAGCTGGTGGCACGACTACACGGAGACGGAGCTACCCCAGTTCTTCGGGTTGTACGTGTCACTGGAGGACAGCGCGGAAACGATCCGACAGTACGAGGTCGAGTTGATCCCTGGCCTGCTGCAAACGCGGGCCTACGCAGAGCAGGTACACCAGGTGCCGAAGGGCTACGTCGATCAAGCAGAGCGCGAACGCCGGGTCACCGTCAGACTGGCGCGGCAGTCTCTGCTGTCCCGGCCGCGTGCGCCGCACCTGAGCGTGATCCTCAACGAGGCAGTGTTGCATCGGCTGGTTGGTGGAGCTGATGTGATGGCCGAACAGTTCAAGCACCTGCTCGACGTCACCCAGCGCGGCAACATATCCGTACGGGTCCTGCCCTTCGCCGCCGGCATCCACGGCGGCATGGCGGCAAGCACGCCGTTCTCACTGCTGGACTTCCCGACCGATCCGGTAGGCGAGGTGCTGGAGCCTCCACTGGCCTATGTCGACACGTTGACCGGCGCCTTGTACCTCAACAAGCCCGATGAGTCCAGCGCATACCAGCTGGTCTGGGAAGACCTCGACGACCGAGCAATCGACGAGGCGGCATCCAAGAAGATGATCGCAACTGCATTGGAGGAACTGAGCGGTGACTAA